The proteins below come from a single Anopheles gambiae chromosome X unlocalized genomic scaffold, idAnoGambNW_F1_1 X_unloc_1, whole genome shotgun sequence genomic window:
- the LOC133394287 gene encoding J domain-containing protein DDB_G0295729-like codes for MSGLGGDAHPQGSSGRVLRPRARSVSLNRVDALKVSDSTPVEPPPTAGIVYLSDDEEEELNCTILAGPSGLAVPPMGKVPLVVLDKLPSQSQQREEMTVPATSTPKAGKCSSAEPSLSEMNESLKLLAMQVAQLSKELSLCRKELQESLMKNAALERELETYRMGARSVIELQQQAAAAPMMTAQGAHSSRNRRGRQGPQQQEQRQQQQQHQQREQQQQQQQQQQQQQQQQQQQQRNQQREWQQQQQQQQHQQREQQQQQRVQQQNQQHQRQQQQQQQQRQQQQQQEQQELWTTVVRRRQNTQQQQQSNQPQQQQQQTGRYQPPQMRQQLQQQQQQRQPQRYVVAGSSQQQQQQHQQQQQKRKRPKPELIEISPGQNETFESVSLKIRKAVDDNGTHKELKDFIIMGRRTDKALLRLTLARSANATLILQQIRTIIGEAGTCRHVTEMAALVVNDIDPLAKEEELTALLENKIEGGAGIVSTSIRTMPDGTQRARVRLPAKAAKALDGTKLRLGFCISRVKMAPPTPKEHLRCYRCLEHGHNARDCRSPVDRQNVCIRCGQEGHKAGTCMEEIRCGKCDGPHVIGDRTCDRSATQ; via the coding sequence atgtcggggctgggcggtgatgcccatccccaagggagctcgggacgagtacttcgcccgagggctcgatcggtgtccctcaaccgggtcgacgcattaaaagtgtctgactcaacaccggtggagccaccacccaccgcaggcatcgtctacttgagtgatgatgaagaagaagaattgaactgcacgatcctcgcgggcccgtcgggattagcagttccaccaatggggaaggtgccattggtagtgctggacaagttgcccagccagagtcaacagcgcgaggagatgacggtaccggccacctcaacaccaaaggctggtaagtgttcttctgctgaaccatctctctcagagatgaacgagagcttgaagctcctggccatgcaggttgctcagctctcaaaggagcttagcctctgccgtaaggagctccaggaaagtttgatgaaaaatgcggcgcttgaacgggagctcgaaacgtacaggatgggcgcccgttcggtcatcgagctgcagcagcaagcagcagcagccccaatgatgacagcccagggagcccacagctctcgcaaccgtcgcggtcgccaaggaccacagcagcaggagcagcggcagcagcagcaacagcatcagcagcgggaacagcagcagcagcagcagcagcagcagcagcagcagcagcagcaacaacaacagcagcagcggaaccagcagcgtgaatggcagcagcagcagcagcagcagcagcatcaacagcgagaacagcagcagcagcaacgggtgcagcaacagaatcagcagcaccaacgtcagcagcagcagcagcagcagcagcggcaacagcaacagcagcaggagcagcaagaattatggacgacggtagtgcgccgccgtcaaaatacacagcagcagcagcagtctaaccaaccgcagcaacaacaacagcagactgggcggtatcagccgccgcaaatgaggcagcagctacagcagcaacagcagcaacgacagccacagcgatatgtggtcgcaggctcgtcgcaacagcagcagcagcagcatcaacagcagcagcagaagcgtaagcgtcctaagcccgaactgatagagatctctcctggtcagaacgagactttcgagagcgtctccttgaaaatccgtaaagccgttgacgataatggcacacataaggagttaaaggatttcatcatcatgggccggcgcacagataaggcgttgctacgactgacgcttgctagatccgcaaacgcgaccttaattctccagcagatccgaacgatcatcggcgaggctggaacttgtcgacacgtgacggaaatggcggccttggtagtaaacgacatcgaccccctagccaaggaggaagagcttacagctctccttgaaaacaagatcgagggtggggcaggcatcgtctcaacgagcattaggacaatgccggatggcacccagcgggcacgcgtccgtctgccagccaaggccgccaaagcgctggatggtacgaagcttcgcttgggcttctgcatttccagagtgaagatggctcctccaacacccaaagagcatcttcgctgctaccgatgccttgagcacggccacaacgcccgcgattgtcggtcacctgtagaccgacaaaatgtttgcatccgttgcggacaggaaggtcacaaggctggtacatgcatggaagaaatacgctgcggcaaatgcgatggcccccatgttatcggggaccggacatgcgatcggtcggccacccaatga